One Cololabis saira isolate AMF1-May2022 chromosome 18, fColSai1.1, whole genome shotgun sequence genomic region harbors:
- the reps1 gene encoding ralBP1-associated Eps domain-containing protein 1 isoform X5 — MESLTLSDVEQKYYSELFVYCDTDNTKKVASNGRVLELFRAAQLPSETVLQITELCGATRLGHFGRSQFYIALKLIAVAQAGLPLRVESLNSDGEPSNLAYSNETKEHIKDLPLPRFVVGKNEAEARHAALYQDADGQGLYPAPGAAVIPRPPGRGLPNKKAPPSSSSLPAHEVIQQAPSVEAQPEPTSPVVSPHQSPPTSPPSWRKHKRQHSGGNADRQPVVPGTGAVWTQFREPQTGPVSGDGMWPSHSPPPAGQESWVSFTADTPPSSTLPTMHPSSVQESTTIRTVASAATTNEIQRQSGSYDDPWKITDEQRQYYINQFKTIQPDLSGFIPGSAAKEFFTKSKLPILELSHIWELSDFDKDGALTLDEFCAAFHLVVARKNGYDLPEKLPESLMPKLIDLDDSAEVPETAADVVYSSSPVEVTPSKSPSMPSLNQAWPEMNQSNEDTAIVHPVPIRMTPSKIHMQEMELKRTGSDQNHPTSPLLVKPPDLSEEDKLTASMKFVAANAVGDGYSSSDSFTSDQEPITRQRSESGTPPEALKVVAPPPPPPRPHASHSRSSSLDMNRTFAATSTPGQPQPSTNAFPPAVPPRPLPTQTSAPVAGHRAEAEGAPGGGAALTTTSPQQIPQQPNFADFSHFQAFAVPEQPSSLPEVDKHSEAGQQAEKTSEGAAPLRTVKSDGPADDRAPATVNSAKGSSGPLAPPPKPVRRRLKSEDELRPEDEQPGPQKSSVIAAVLATQPSIPRSVGKDKKAIQASIRRNKETNTVLARLNSELQQQLKDLLEERISLEVQLEQLRPFSHL, encoded by the exons ATGGAGAGCCTCACGCTGAGCGACGTGGAGCAGAAGTATTACTCCGAGCTGTTCGTGTACTGCGACACGGACAACACCAAGAAAGTGGCGTCCAACGGGAGGGTGCTGGAGCTGTTCCGGGCGGCCCAGCTGCCCAGCGAGACGGTGCTGCAG ATCACAGAGCTATGCGGAGCCACTCGGCTGGGTCACTTCGGCCGGAGCCAGTTCTACATCGCCCTAAAGCTGATCGCCGTGGCCCAGGCCGGGCTGCCTCTGAGGGTGGAGAGCCTCAACTCGG ATGGTGAACCTTCAAATCTGGCTTATTCTAATGAAACGAAAGAGCACA TCAAGGATCTGCCACTGCCCAGGTTTGTCGTTGGCAAGAATGAGGCAGAAGCCAGACACGCTGCCCTGTACCAGGATGCAGACGGCCAGGGCTTGTACCCGGCCCCCGGCGCTGCAGTTATACCCCGACCCCCAGGCAGGGGTCTCCCCAACAAGAAAGCCCCCCCCTCTTCCTCGTCACTTCCTGCCCACGAAGTCATCCAGCAGGCGCCCAGCGTAGAAGCACAG CCGGAGCCGACGTCCCCGGTTGTTTCTCCTCACCAGTCTCCCCCCACCTCTCCTCCCTCCTGGAGGAAACACAAGCGGCAACATAGCGGAGGAAACGCAGACAGACAACCAGTAGTTCCTGGCACTGGAGCGGTGTGGACACAGTTCAGAGAACCGCAAACGG gtcCAGTGAGCGGTGATGGCATGTGGCCGTCCCACTCGCCGCCTCCTGCTGGTCAGGAAAGTTGGGTCAGTTTTACAGCGGACACCCCGCCCTCCAGCACGCTCCCAACGATGCACCCCTCGTCAGTCCAG GAAAGCACAACGATACGAACCGTGGCCTCAGCTGCCACAACCAATGAGATCCAGCGACAGTCCGGTAGCTATGACGATCCCTGGAAAATCACAGATGAGCAGAGACAGTATTACATCAACCAGTTCAAAACCATCCAGCCCGACCTCTCTGGCTTCATACCTG GTTCAGCAGCAAAAGAGTTCTTCACCAAATCAAAGCTACCGATTTTAGAGTTGTCACATATTTG GGAGCTGTCAGACTTTGATAAAGACGGAGCCCTGACCCTGGACGAGTTCTGCGCGGCCTTTCACCTGGTCGTGGCCAGGAAGAACGGCTACGACCTCCCCGAGAAGCTGCCGGAGAGCCTGATGCCAAAACTGATTGACCTGGACGACTCGGCAG AAGTCCCAGAGACGGCCGCTGATGTTGTGTACTCGTCATCGCCGGTGGAGGTCACCCCCAGCAAGTCTCCCTCCATGCCTTCACTAAACCAGGCGTGGCCAGAGATGAACCAGAGCAACGAG GACACAGCCATTGTTCACCCCGTTCCCATCCGGATGACTCCCAGTAAGATCCACATGCAGGAGATGGAGCTGAAGAGGACTGGAAGTG ACCAAAATCACCCAACCAGCCCCCTGCTGGTGAAACCTCCAGACCTGTCTGAAGAGGACAAACTCACCGCGTCCATGAAGTTTGTAGCTGCCAACGCTGTGG GCGACGGTTACAGCAGTTCAGACTCCTTTACCTCAGACCAGGAGCCGATCACCCGACAAAG gtctgagtcggGGACGCCTCCAGAGGCCCTGAAGGTGGTGGCTCCACCGCCGCCACCGCCCCGGCCCCACGCCTCCCACTCTCGGTCCTCGTCTCTGGACATGAACCGCACTTTCGCTGCAACATCCACCCCAGGACAACCGCAGCCTTCTACAAATGCTTTCCCTCCTGCAGTGCCTCCTCGACCGCTACCCACACAa ACGTCGGCCCCCGTCGCCGGACaccgggccgaggcggagggcGCCCCCGGAGGCGGAGCGGCGCTCACCACCACCTCCCCCCAGCAGATCCCCCAGCAGCCCAACTTCGCTGACTTTAGCCATTTCCAGGCCTTCGCTGTCCCCGAGCAGCCGTCCAGCCTGCCAGAGGTGGACAAACACAGCGAGGCGGGACAG CAGGCGGAGAAGACATCAGAGGGCGCCGCCCCTTTAAGAACAGTCAAAAGTGATGGTCCAGCAGACGACCGAGCGCCGGCTACAGTCAACTCT GCAAAGGGCTCGTCGGGACCTCTGGCTCCTCCACCAAAACCTGTTCGTCGGCGGTTGAAATCTGAAGACGAGTTACGACCAGAAGACGAGCAGCCCGGTCCGCAGAAATCCAGTGTTATAGCTGCTGTCCTCGCCACGCAGCCCTCCATCCCCAG GTCAGTCGGAAAGGACAAAAAGGCAATTCAAGCCTCGATcagaagaaacaaagaaacaaacacagtGTTGGCGCGGCTTAACAGTGAActacagcagcagctgaag GACCTGCTTGAAGAGAGGATATCCCTAGAAGTCCAGCTGGAGCAGCTCAGACCCTTCTCCCACCTTTAA
- the reps1 gene encoding ralBP1-associated Eps domain-containing protein 1 isoform X6, with translation MESLTLSDVEQKYYSELFVYCDTDNTKKVASNGRVLELFRAAQLPSETVLQITELCGATRLGHFGRSQFYIALKLIAVAQAGLPLRVESLNSVKDLPLPRFVVGKNEAEARHAALYQDADGQGLYPAPGAAVIPRPPGRGLPNKKAPPSSSSLPAHEVIQQAPSVEAQPEPTSPVVSPHQSPPTSPPSWRKHKRQHSGGNADRQPVVPGTGAVWTQFREPQTGPVSGDGMWPSHSPPPAGQESWVSFTADTPPSSTLPTMHPSSVQESTTIRTVASAATTNEIQRQSGSYDDPWKITDEQRQYYINQFKTIQPDLSGFIPGSAAKEFFTKSKLPILELSHIWELSDFDKDGALTLDEFCAAFHLVVARKNGYDLPEKLPESLMPKLIDLDDSAEVPETAADVVYSSSPVEVTPSKSPSMPSLNQAWPEMNQSNEDTAIVHPVPIRMTPSKIHMQEMELKRTGSDQNHPTSPLLVKPPDLSEEDKLTASMKFVAANAVGDGYSSSDSFTSDQEPITRQRSESGTPPEALKVVAPPPPPPRPHASHSRSSSLDMNRTFAATSTPGQPQPSTNAFPPAVPPRPLPTQTSAPVAGHRAEAEGAPGGGAALTTTSPQQIPQQPNFADFSHFQAFAVPEQPSSLPEVDKHSEAGQQAEKTSEGAAPLRTVKSDGPADDRAPATVNSAKGSSGPLAPPPKPVRRRLKSEDELRPEDEQPGPQKSSVIAAVLATQPSIPRSVGKDKKAIQASIRRNKETNTVLARLNSELQQQLKDLLEERISLEVQLEQLRPFSHL, from the exons ATGGAGAGCCTCACGCTGAGCGACGTGGAGCAGAAGTATTACTCCGAGCTGTTCGTGTACTGCGACACGGACAACACCAAGAAAGTGGCGTCCAACGGGAGGGTGCTGGAGCTGTTCCGGGCGGCCCAGCTGCCCAGCGAGACGGTGCTGCAG ATCACAGAGCTATGCGGAGCCACTCGGCTGGGTCACTTCGGCCGGAGCCAGTTCTACATCGCCCTAAAGCTGATCGCCGTGGCCCAGGCCGGGCTGCCTCTGAGGGTGGAGAGCCTCAACTCGG TCAAGGATCTGCCACTGCCCAGGTTTGTCGTTGGCAAGAATGAGGCAGAAGCCAGACACGCTGCCCTGTACCAGGATGCAGACGGCCAGGGCTTGTACCCGGCCCCCGGCGCTGCAGTTATACCCCGACCCCCAGGCAGGGGTCTCCCCAACAAGAAAGCCCCCCCCTCTTCCTCGTCACTTCCTGCCCACGAAGTCATCCAGCAGGCGCCCAGCGTAGAAGCACAG CCGGAGCCGACGTCCCCGGTTGTTTCTCCTCACCAGTCTCCCCCCACCTCTCCTCCCTCCTGGAGGAAACACAAGCGGCAACATAGCGGAGGAAACGCAGACAGACAACCAGTAGTTCCTGGCACTGGAGCGGTGTGGACACAGTTCAGAGAACCGCAAACGG gtcCAGTGAGCGGTGATGGCATGTGGCCGTCCCACTCGCCGCCTCCTGCTGGTCAGGAAAGTTGGGTCAGTTTTACAGCGGACACCCCGCCCTCCAGCACGCTCCCAACGATGCACCCCTCGTCAGTCCAG GAAAGCACAACGATACGAACCGTGGCCTCAGCTGCCACAACCAATGAGATCCAGCGACAGTCCGGTAGCTATGACGATCCCTGGAAAATCACAGATGAGCAGAGACAGTATTACATCAACCAGTTCAAAACCATCCAGCCCGACCTCTCTGGCTTCATACCTG GTTCAGCAGCAAAAGAGTTCTTCACCAAATCAAAGCTACCGATTTTAGAGTTGTCACATATTTG GGAGCTGTCAGACTTTGATAAAGACGGAGCCCTGACCCTGGACGAGTTCTGCGCGGCCTTTCACCTGGTCGTGGCCAGGAAGAACGGCTACGACCTCCCCGAGAAGCTGCCGGAGAGCCTGATGCCAAAACTGATTGACCTGGACGACTCGGCAG AAGTCCCAGAGACGGCCGCTGATGTTGTGTACTCGTCATCGCCGGTGGAGGTCACCCCCAGCAAGTCTCCCTCCATGCCTTCACTAAACCAGGCGTGGCCAGAGATGAACCAGAGCAACGAG GACACAGCCATTGTTCACCCCGTTCCCATCCGGATGACTCCCAGTAAGATCCACATGCAGGAGATGGAGCTGAAGAGGACTGGAAGTG ACCAAAATCACCCAACCAGCCCCCTGCTGGTGAAACCTCCAGACCTGTCTGAAGAGGACAAACTCACCGCGTCCATGAAGTTTGTAGCTGCCAACGCTGTGG GCGACGGTTACAGCAGTTCAGACTCCTTTACCTCAGACCAGGAGCCGATCACCCGACAAAG gtctgagtcggGGACGCCTCCAGAGGCCCTGAAGGTGGTGGCTCCACCGCCGCCACCGCCCCGGCCCCACGCCTCCCACTCTCGGTCCTCGTCTCTGGACATGAACCGCACTTTCGCTGCAACATCCACCCCAGGACAACCGCAGCCTTCTACAAATGCTTTCCCTCCTGCAGTGCCTCCTCGACCGCTACCCACACAa ACGTCGGCCCCCGTCGCCGGACaccgggccgaggcggagggcGCCCCCGGAGGCGGAGCGGCGCTCACCACCACCTCCCCCCAGCAGATCCCCCAGCAGCCCAACTTCGCTGACTTTAGCCATTTCCAGGCCTTCGCTGTCCCCGAGCAGCCGTCCAGCCTGCCAGAGGTGGACAAACACAGCGAGGCGGGACAG CAGGCGGAGAAGACATCAGAGGGCGCCGCCCCTTTAAGAACAGTCAAAAGTGATGGTCCAGCAGACGACCGAGCGCCGGCTACAGTCAACTCT GCAAAGGGCTCGTCGGGACCTCTGGCTCCTCCACCAAAACCTGTTCGTCGGCGGTTGAAATCTGAAGACGAGTTACGACCAGAAGACGAGCAGCCCGGTCCGCAGAAATCCAGTGTTATAGCTGCTGTCCTCGCCACGCAGCCCTCCATCCCCAG GTCAGTCGGAAAGGACAAAAAGGCAATTCAAGCCTCGATcagaagaaacaaagaaacaaacacagtGTTGGCGCGGCTTAACAGTGAActacagcagcagctgaag GACCTGCTTGAAGAGAGGATATCCCTAGAAGTCCAGCTGGAGCAGCTCAGACCCTTCTCCCACCTTTAA
- the reps1 gene encoding ralBP1-associated Eps domain-containing protein 1 isoform X2, whose translation MESLTLSDVEQKYYSELFVYCDTDNTKKVASNGRVLELFRAAQLPSETVLQITELCGATRLGHFGRSQFYIALKLIAVAQAGLPLRVESLNSDGEPSNLAYSNETKEHIKDLPLPRFVVGKNEAEARHAALYQDADGQGLYPAPGAAVIPRPPGRGLPNKKAPPSSSSLPAHEVIQQAPSVEAQPEPTSPVVSPHQSPPTSPPSWRKHKRQHSGGNADRQPVVPGTGAVWTQFREPQTGPVSGDGMWPSHSPPPAGQESWVSFTADTPPSSTLPTMHPSSVQESTTIRTVASAATTNEIQRQSGSYDDPWKITDEQRQYYINQFKTIQPDLSGFIPGSAAKEFFTKSKLPILELSHIWELSDFDKDGALTLDEFCAAFHLVVARKNGYDLPEKLPESLMPKLIDLDDSAEVPETAADVVYSSSPVEVTPSKSPSMPSLNQAWPEMNQSNEQWETFSERSSSSQTLTQFDSNIAPADPDTAIVHPVPIRMTPSKIHMQEMELKRTGSDQNHPTSPLLVKPPDLSEEDKLTASMKFVAANAVGDGYSSSDSFTSDQEPITRQRSESGTPPEALKVVAPPPPPPRPHASHSRSSSLDMNRTFAATSTPGQPQPSTNAFPPAVPPRPLPTQTSAPVAGHRAEAEGAPGGGAALTTTSPQQIPQQPNFADFSHFQAFAVPEQPSSLPEVDKHSEAGQAEKTSEGAAPLRTVKSDGPADDRAPATVNSAKGSSGPLAPPPKPVRRRLKSEDELRPEDEQPGPQKSSVIAAVLATQPSIPRSVGKDKKAIQASIRRNKETNTVLARLNSELQQQLKDLLEERISLEVQLEQLRPFSHL comes from the exons ATGGAGAGCCTCACGCTGAGCGACGTGGAGCAGAAGTATTACTCCGAGCTGTTCGTGTACTGCGACACGGACAACACCAAGAAAGTGGCGTCCAACGGGAGGGTGCTGGAGCTGTTCCGGGCGGCCCAGCTGCCCAGCGAGACGGTGCTGCAG ATCACAGAGCTATGCGGAGCCACTCGGCTGGGTCACTTCGGCCGGAGCCAGTTCTACATCGCCCTAAAGCTGATCGCCGTGGCCCAGGCCGGGCTGCCTCTGAGGGTGGAGAGCCTCAACTCGG ATGGTGAACCTTCAAATCTGGCTTATTCTAATGAAACGAAAGAGCACA TCAAGGATCTGCCACTGCCCAGGTTTGTCGTTGGCAAGAATGAGGCAGAAGCCAGACACGCTGCCCTGTACCAGGATGCAGACGGCCAGGGCTTGTACCCGGCCCCCGGCGCTGCAGTTATACCCCGACCCCCAGGCAGGGGTCTCCCCAACAAGAAAGCCCCCCCCTCTTCCTCGTCACTTCCTGCCCACGAAGTCATCCAGCAGGCGCCCAGCGTAGAAGCACAG CCGGAGCCGACGTCCCCGGTTGTTTCTCCTCACCAGTCTCCCCCCACCTCTCCTCCCTCCTGGAGGAAACACAAGCGGCAACATAGCGGAGGAAACGCAGACAGACAACCAGTAGTTCCTGGCACTGGAGCGGTGTGGACACAGTTCAGAGAACCGCAAACGG gtcCAGTGAGCGGTGATGGCATGTGGCCGTCCCACTCGCCGCCTCCTGCTGGTCAGGAAAGTTGGGTCAGTTTTACAGCGGACACCCCGCCCTCCAGCACGCTCCCAACGATGCACCCCTCGTCAGTCCAG GAAAGCACAACGATACGAACCGTGGCCTCAGCTGCCACAACCAATGAGATCCAGCGACAGTCCGGTAGCTATGACGATCCCTGGAAAATCACAGATGAGCAGAGACAGTATTACATCAACCAGTTCAAAACCATCCAGCCCGACCTCTCTGGCTTCATACCTG GTTCAGCAGCAAAAGAGTTCTTCACCAAATCAAAGCTACCGATTTTAGAGTTGTCACATATTTG GGAGCTGTCAGACTTTGATAAAGACGGAGCCCTGACCCTGGACGAGTTCTGCGCGGCCTTTCACCTGGTCGTGGCCAGGAAGAACGGCTACGACCTCCCCGAGAAGCTGCCGGAGAGCCTGATGCCAAAACTGATTGACCTGGACGACTCGGCAG AAGTCCCAGAGACGGCCGCTGATGTTGTGTACTCGTCATCGCCGGTGGAGGTCACCCCCAGCAAGTCTCCCTCCATGCCTTCACTAAACCAGGCGTGGCCAGAGATGAACCAGAGCAACGAG CAGTGGGAGACGTTTAGCGAGCGCTCCTCCAGCTCACAAACTCTGACCCAATTTGACTCTAACATTGCACCAGCTGACCCT GACACAGCCATTGTTCACCCCGTTCCCATCCGGATGACTCCCAGTAAGATCCACATGCAGGAGATGGAGCTGAAGAGGACTGGAAGTG ACCAAAATCACCCAACCAGCCCCCTGCTGGTGAAACCTCCAGACCTGTCTGAAGAGGACAAACTCACCGCGTCCATGAAGTTTGTAGCTGCCAACGCTGTGG GCGACGGTTACAGCAGTTCAGACTCCTTTACCTCAGACCAGGAGCCGATCACCCGACAAAG gtctgagtcggGGACGCCTCCAGAGGCCCTGAAGGTGGTGGCTCCACCGCCGCCACCGCCCCGGCCCCACGCCTCCCACTCTCGGTCCTCGTCTCTGGACATGAACCGCACTTTCGCTGCAACATCCACCCCAGGACAACCGCAGCCTTCTACAAATGCTTTCCCTCCTGCAGTGCCTCCTCGACCGCTACCCACACAa ACGTCGGCCCCCGTCGCCGGACaccgggccgaggcggagggcGCCCCCGGAGGCGGAGCGGCGCTCACCACCACCTCCCCCCAGCAGATCCCCCAGCAGCCCAACTTCGCTGACTTTAGCCATTTCCAGGCCTTCGCTGTCCCCGAGCAGCCGTCCAGCCTGCCAGAGGTGGACAAACACAGCGAGGCGGGACAG GCGGAGAAGACATCAGAGGGCGCCGCCCCTTTAAGAACAGTCAAAAGTGATGGTCCAGCAGACGACCGAGCGCCGGCTACAGTCAACTCT GCAAAGGGCTCGTCGGGACCTCTGGCTCCTCCACCAAAACCTGTTCGTCGGCGGTTGAAATCTGAAGACGAGTTACGACCAGAAGACGAGCAGCCCGGTCCGCAGAAATCCAGTGTTATAGCTGCTGTCCTCGCCACGCAGCCCTCCATCCCCAG GTCAGTCGGAAAGGACAAAAAGGCAATTCAAGCCTCGATcagaagaaacaaagaaacaaacacagtGTTGGCGCGGCTTAACAGTGAActacagcagcagctgaag GACCTGCTTGAAGAGAGGATATCCCTAGAAGTCCAGCTGGAGCAGCTCAGACCCTTCTCCCACCTTTAA
- the reps1 gene encoding ralBP1-associated Eps domain-containing protein 1 isoform X3, with the protein MESLTLSDVEQKYYSELFVYCDTDNTKKVASNGRVLELFRAAQLPSETVLQITELCGATRLGHFGRSQFYIALKLIAVAQAGLPLRVESLNSVKDLPLPRFVVGKNEAEARHAALYQDADGQGLYPAPGAAVIPRPPGRGLPNKKAPPSSSSLPAHEVIQQAPSVEAQPEPTSPVVSPHQSPPTSPPSWRKHKRQHSGGNADRQPVVPGTGAVWTQFREPQTGPVSGDGMWPSHSPPPAGQESWVSFTADTPPSSTLPTMHPSSVQESTTIRTVASAATTNEIQRQSGSYDDPWKITDEQRQYYINQFKTIQPDLSGFIPGSAAKEFFTKSKLPILELSHIWELSDFDKDGALTLDEFCAAFHLVVARKNGYDLPEKLPESLMPKLIDLDDSAEVPETAADVVYSSSPVEVTPSKSPSMPSLNQAWPEMNQSNEQWETFSERSSSSQTLTQFDSNIAPADPDTAIVHPVPIRMTPSKIHMQEMELKRTGSDQNHPTSPLLVKPPDLSEEDKLTASMKFVAANAVGDGYSSSDSFTSDQEPITRQRSESGTPPEALKVVAPPPPPPRPHASHSRSSSLDMNRTFAATSTPGQPQPSTNAFPPAVPPRPLPTQTSAPVAGHRAEAEGAPGGGAALTTTSPQQIPQQPNFADFSHFQAFAVPEQPSSLPEVDKHSEAGQQAEKTSEGAAPLRTVKSDGPADDRAPATVNSAKGSSGPLAPPPKPVRRRLKSEDELRPEDEQPGPQKSSVIAAVLATQPSIPRSVGKDKKAIQASIRRNKETNTVLARLNSELQQQLKDLLEERISLEVQLEQLRPFSHL; encoded by the exons ATGGAGAGCCTCACGCTGAGCGACGTGGAGCAGAAGTATTACTCCGAGCTGTTCGTGTACTGCGACACGGACAACACCAAGAAAGTGGCGTCCAACGGGAGGGTGCTGGAGCTGTTCCGGGCGGCCCAGCTGCCCAGCGAGACGGTGCTGCAG ATCACAGAGCTATGCGGAGCCACTCGGCTGGGTCACTTCGGCCGGAGCCAGTTCTACATCGCCCTAAAGCTGATCGCCGTGGCCCAGGCCGGGCTGCCTCTGAGGGTGGAGAGCCTCAACTCGG TCAAGGATCTGCCACTGCCCAGGTTTGTCGTTGGCAAGAATGAGGCAGAAGCCAGACACGCTGCCCTGTACCAGGATGCAGACGGCCAGGGCTTGTACCCGGCCCCCGGCGCTGCAGTTATACCCCGACCCCCAGGCAGGGGTCTCCCCAACAAGAAAGCCCCCCCCTCTTCCTCGTCACTTCCTGCCCACGAAGTCATCCAGCAGGCGCCCAGCGTAGAAGCACAG CCGGAGCCGACGTCCCCGGTTGTTTCTCCTCACCAGTCTCCCCCCACCTCTCCTCCCTCCTGGAGGAAACACAAGCGGCAACATAGCGGAGGAAACGCAGACAGACAACCAGTAGTTCCTGGCACTGGAGCGGTGTGGACACAGTTCAGAGAACCGCAAACGG gtcCAGTGAGCGGTGATGGCATGTGGCCGTCCCACTCGCCGCCTCCTGCTGGTCAGGAAAGTTGGGTCAGTTTTACAGCGGACACCCCGCCCTCCAGCACGCTCCCAACGATGCACCCCTCGTCAGTCCAG GAAAGCACAACGATACGAACCGTGGCCTCAGCTGCCACAACCAATGAGATCCAGCGACAGTCCGGTAGCTATGACGATCCCTGGAAAATCACAGATGAGCAGAGACAGTATTACATCAACCAGTTCAAAACCATCCAGCCCGACCTCTCTGGCTTCATACCTG GTTCAGCAGCAAAAGAGTTCTTCACCAAATCAAAGCTACCGATTTTAGAGTTGTCACATATTTG GGAGCTGTCAGACTTTGATAAAGACGGAGCCCTGACCCTGGACGAGTTCTGCGCGGCCTTTCACCTGGTCGTGGCCAGGAAGAACGGCTACGACCTCCCCGAGAAGCTGCCGGAGAGCCTGATGCCAAAACTGATTGACCTGGACGACTCGGCAG AAGTCCCAGAGACGGCCGCTGATGTTGTGTACTCGTCATCGCCGGTGGAGGTCACCCCCAGCAAGTCTCCCTCCATGCCTTCACTAAACCAGGCGTGGCCAGAGATGAACCAGAGCAACGAG CAGTGGGAGACGTTTAGCGAGCGCTCCTCCAGCTCACAAACTCTGACCCAATTTGACTCTAACATTGCACCAGCTGACCCT GACACAGCCATTGTTCACCCCGTTCCCATCCGGATGACTCCCAGTAAGATCCACATGCAGGAGATGGAGCTGAAGAGGACTGGAAGTG ACCAAAATCACCCAACCAGCCCCCTGCTGGTGAAACCTCCAGACCTGTCTGAAGAGGACAAACTCACCGCGTCCATGAAGTTTGTAGCTGCCAACGCTGTGG GCGACGGTTACAGCAGTTCAGACTCCTTTACCTCAGACCAGGAGCCGATCACCCGACAAAG gtctgagtcggGGACGCCTCCAGAGGCCCTGAAGGTGGTGGCTCCACCGCCGCCACCGCCCCGGCCCCACGCCTCCCACTCTCGGTCCTCGTCTCTGGACATGAACCGCACTTTCGCTGCAACATCCACCCCAGGACAACCGCAGCCTTCTACAAATGCTTTCCCTCCTGCAGTGCCTCCTCGACCGCTACCCACACAa ACGTCGGCCCCCGTCGCCGGACaccgggccgaggcggagggcGCCCCCGGAGGCGGAGCGGCGCTCACCACCACCTCCCCCCAGCAGATCCCCCAGCAGCCCAACTTCGCTGACTTTAGCCATTTCCAGGCCTTCGCTGTCCCCGAGCAGCCGTCCAGCCTGCCAGAGGTGGACAAACACAGCGAGGCGGGACAG CAGGCGGAGAAGACATCAGAGGGCGCCGCCCCTTTAAGAACAGTCAAAAGTGATGGTCCAGCAGACGACCGAGCGCCGGCTACAGTCAACTCT GCAAAGGGCTCGTCGGGACCTCTGGCTCCTCCACCAAAACCTGTTCGTCGGCGGTTGAAATCTGAAGACGAGTTACGACCAGAAGACGAGCAGCCCGGTCCGCAGAAATCCAGTGTTATAGCTGCTGTCCTCGCCACGCAGCCCTCCATCCCCAG GTCAGTCGGAAAGGACAAAAAGGCAATTCAAGCCTCGATcagaagaaacaaagaaacaaacacagtGTTGGCGCGGCTTAACAGTGAActacagcagcagctgaag GACCTGCTTGAAGAGAGGATATCCCTAGAAGTCCAGCTGGAGCAGCTCAGACCCTTCTCCCACCTTTAA